Genomic DNA from Pseudopipra pipra isolate bDixPip1 unplaced genomic scaffold, bDixPip1.hap1 HAP1_SCAFFOLD_52, whole genome shotgun sequence:
CGGCCTGCTTTGAACACtctaattttctcaaagtaaacGCTTCGGGCCCCGCGGGACACTCAGCTAAGAGCATCGAGGGGGCGCcgagaggcaggggctgggacaggcggtGGCTCGCCTCGCGGCGGACCGCCAGCTCGATCCCAAGATCCAACTACGagctttttaactgcagcaactTTAAGATACGCTATTGGAGCTGGAATTACCGCGGCTGCTGGCACCAGACTTGCCCTCCAATGGATCCTCGCTCAAGGATTTAAAGTGCGCTCATTCCAATTACAGGGCCTCGAAAGAGtcctgtattgttatttttcgtCACTACCTCCCCGGGTCGGGAGTGGGTAATTTGCgcgcctgctgccttccttggaTGTGGTAGCCGTTTCTCAGGCTCCCTCTCCGGAATCGAACCCTGATTCCCCGTCACCCGTGGTCACCATGGTAGGCACAGACAGTACCATCGAAAGTTGATAGGGCAGACATTCGAATGGGTCGTCGCCGCCGCGGGGGCGTGCGATCGGCTCGAGGTTATCTAGAGTCACCAAAGCTGCCGGGCGGGCCcgggttggttttggtctgaTAAATGCACGCGTCCCCGGAGGTCGGCGCTCGTCGGCATGTATTAGCTCTAGAATTACCACAGTTATCCAAGGAGCGGGAGAGGAGCGACCAAAGGAACCATAACTGATTTAATGAGCCATTCGCAGTTTCACTGTACCGCCCGTGTGTACTTAGACATGCATGGCTTAAGCTTTGAGACAAGCATATGCTACTGGCAGGATCAACCAGGTAGCCGCCACCcgagcggcgccgcccgccgccgccccgacgacggcggcggcccccgccgggccccgcggcccggccgacTGGGCGGCGCCTGGGCGGGgaaggcgccgcgcgcgcgcggcgggaACCGCGCGCGGCGACGGCCGACCCCGGCGGCCGGCCcttcccgcgccgccgcgggcaAGGAGCCGGGACCGCTGCGCAGCTTTCGCGTCAGGCGGCCTCCCGCGGGCTCGCCTTCCTTTCCctcgcgcggccgcgcgcgcgccacgccgccggccgcggctcgGCTGGGGCTGACCCGCCCCCGAAGCcggcccggccggccggccggcggcTCGGCCGCGCGGCACCACCGGACGTGCTAGAGGAGACGGCGACCCGACGAGGCGGGCGCGGCCCGGTCCCCGAGGCCCCTTCGGCCGGGGCGGCTCGCTCggcagcgggcggcggcgcggcgaccCGCTGCGCTCTCCGGCGCTacctgcgggcggggggcgcttccccccgagcctttttctttcctcccttttctctctcgcctctctctggctcgccgtcgcggctccggccgcaccgccgcccggcgctgcgCGCGGCCGGCACCCACGGGCGCCACCCGGACCCAGGCCGGCACCGGCACCTCGCCTGTTTTtacccaaggacacctgaaaagctcgcggggccgcgcggccgTCACACAGCTCGGTACGGTGAAGAAGCCCCTCCCCGGCGGGAGGGGCGACACCTCGCCTGCCACGGGAAGCCCACGGGCAGAGGAGACCGCCCGGCCCGAACACCGGCCTCCGCCGCGCCTCTCGGCCGGCCACGGAGGAGCGCCGGCCCGCCGGGGGCCCTCTCCCACGCCTCCCGAAAAGCCTCATCCATCGTCACTCGGGGAACGGCCCCACGGCCACTCTCGCTCAGCCTGCCACTACGCGGAGGACGGCACGTGCCCCAGGCCGCCGACGCCGGCGGCCCGCACGCTACTCTCCACGGCTCTCTCCCGGCCCGGCAGGAGGCGGGTGCCGCCGGACGCCCGGCTCCGGACAACCCACGcttccggccccgccgggcccacgGCCGCCCCCCGCAGAGCGGCACACCTCCAGCGTGCGAAAGCGCCACCGAACGTGCCGCGGGGCCACCGGCTTTCGCCCGCCTCGCGGCCGTCGGCTTCCCCCAGAAAGGCCGGGGGACGGCgacggggagaaaaacaaaaagcccccgaGAAAAAAGCACGCGCGCCTCTCGCTCGCCGTGCTAGCCACGGCcgcccggggctcggggcggggcccgcgcccCTCGCTCCCCGATTCCCTCtcgctgcccacgggctcgCGCCTCGGCGGCGGCCGGCCGCTGCCGGGCCGCTCTCGCGCTCTCAcgcactttctcttccctggcgcGCTCGGCGTGCTGCGGCTTAAGGCCGCCggagcaaaaatcaaaaaaacggaaaaaaaagGCCGGGAGGGCGCCCCACTTCGCCCGCAACCCGGCCCCCGGCCGACAGACCTTCGCGGAACCCAGCCCTCCGGCAGCCAGGCCGGCGGGGCAGGCCCGACCGCAcgggccgcccggccgccgtgGCTCTCGCGCCGGcctaagaggagggaggggcgaggcgccgccgcctcgcccgccaACGGCCATCGTgcgtccccagggctccccggcgACTCTGTCGGGTTCTCGGTctgccggcgcggccgccggccacagcctggccggccggcgccgccgccttcgGCCCGCTGGGCGGGTCCCCGGCTTAGGGCCGAGGAAGGGGGAACGAACAAAAGAGCCGAGGCGCGCCGAGGGCGCCGCCTCGCCCGACCATCGGGCGGTCCCGTCACCGAGCCCCTCCGGCAACCGGCCGGGCCCAGGCGAGGCCGCACGCCCACCGCCAGTCCCCGGCACGCCGCCGGCACCGCTGCCGCCCGGCAGCCGAGGACAGGGCGCCGCCACCCAGGCCCGGGCCATCTTCGGGGCTCTCGGGAGGCGGCCGGGGAAAAAGCCCGCGCGGGCTCGGCCCTTCGAGCCCCGGCCGCCAACCGCCCGCAACaatgcccgccgccgccgccggacgaCGGGCGCCGGCTTAAGGCCGGCCCACCGAAAGGACGagacgccgccgcctcgccgccctCGCACACCATCGCCTTCGCCCGGGGCCCTCAGGGAGCCGGCAGCCGCCACCGGCTCGGGCTGGACGCTGCTGTCGGGCCCCCGCGGGCCCCCCTCGGCCGTCCCAGTCCCGCACTCCCTCGGCTGCGCTTTCGCGCTCGGCTCTCGTCTTCCTCTCCCGTCATCGGGCCCGCCCGAGGAAGCCGGTCGAGAGCCCCGCGGCTTTCTCGCGCCGGCCTTCCTGCCGCTCGTGGGGTTGGCCGGCCCGTGGCACGCGCCGAAGGCCGCGCGGCAGCAGACGCGGAAGAAAAGGGGCCCTCGGAACCCGCGCTGCTAGACAACCCCTGCCCACAATACGGACAGACGCGTCCTGGCGCCGCCGCGCCTCCGAAGCGGCTCGAGGCTCCTCAGCGGGGAGGCGCGCGAGAGCAGGCCGCCTCTCGCCTAGACCTAACCGGAGGCGGCGCCCGACAGCGACCCCTTGGCCGACTTCCGGGGCCGGCCgcgacaacaggtctaccccgaAAATGCCGACAGGCGCCTAAGTCCCGCCGGAgccgggtagacctggtggccCTGCGCCGGGACGCCGCCGGGGCGCaggccgccggcggcggccgcggcggccgcaTCGGCCGGCtccggaaccgggtagacctgatgctcgccagccccggaaccgggtagacctgatgctcgaCAGCACCCGGCGGGGCACGAGGCCGGCCGCGCCCGACTGGGCGAACGGGTCGGCCCGGAAGCCCGGgccaacaggtctacccgccgggctcgggcaccaggtctacccgccgggcccggacaccaggtctacccgccgggctcggacaccaggtctacccgccgggcccggacaccaggtctacccgccgggctcggacaccaggtctacccgccgggcccgaacaCCAGGTCGACCCGCCTAACCCGAacgccaggtctacccgccgggctcggacaccaggtctacccgccgggcccggacaccaggtctacccgccatgctcggacaccaggtctacccgccgggctcggacaccaggtctactcgccatgctcggacaccaggtctacccgccgggctcggacaccaggtctacccgccgggctcggacaccaggtctacccgccgggctcggacaccaggtctacccgccgggctcggacaccaggtctacccgccatgctcggacaacaggtctacccgccgggctcggacaagaggtctacccgccgggctcggacaagaggtctacccgccgggctcggacaagaggtctacccgccgggctcggacaacaggtctacccgccgggctcggacaacaggtctacccgccgggctcggacaacaggtctacccgccgggctcggacaacaggtctacccgccgggctccgagAGCAGCTGTACCCACCGGCACCCCCGCCGCCGAGCCCAGTCGGCCGCCGCCCTGCCACCTTAAGAGAGTCCCAGCTACTCCCCCTCTGGACCCGCGCCGCGGACAACgccctctctttcccactcggagccccgggcaggaaCGGCGGCGCCTCGGCACCCGCCGAGGGCCTCGGCTAAGCGCTCGGA
This window encodes:
- the LOC135408557 gene encoding collagen alpha-1(I) chain-like codes for the protein MGITPPDRQSASFMVGTTTAASRGLAFLSLARPRARHAAGRGSAGADPPPKPARPAGRRLGRAAPPDVLEETATRRGGRGPVPEAPSAGAARSAAGGGAATRCALRRYLRAGGASPRAFFFPPFSLSPLSGSPSRLRPHRRPALRAAGTHGRHPDPGRHRHLACFYPRTPEKLAGPRGRHTARYGEEAPPRREGRHLACHGKPTGRGDRPARTPASAAPLGRPRRSAGPPGALSHASRKASSIVTRGTAPRPLSLSLPLRGGRHVPQAADAGGPHATLHGSLPARQEAGAAGRPAPDNPRFRPRRAHGRPPQSGTPPACESATEQRPGDGDGEKNKKPPRKKHARLSLAVLATAARGSGRGPRPSLPDSLSLPTGSRLGGGRPLPGRSRALTHFLFPGALGVLRLKAAGAKIKKTEKKGREGAPLRPQPGPRPTDLRGTQPSGSQAGGAGPTARAARPPWLSRRPKRREGRGAAASPANGHRASPGLPGDSVGFSVCRRGRRPQPGRPAPPPSARWAGPRLRAEEGGTNKRAEARRGRRLARPSGGPVTEPLRQPAGPRRGRTPTASPRHAAGTAAARQPRTGRRHPGPGHLRGSREAAGEKARAGSALRAPAANRPQQCPPPPPDDGRRLKAGPPKGRDAAASPPSHTIAFARGPQGAGSRHRLGLDAAVGPPRAPLGRPSPALPRLRFRARLSSSSPVIGPARGSRSRAPRLSRAGLPAARGVGRPVARAEGRAAADAEEKGPSEPALLDNPCPQYGQTRPGAAAPPKRLEAPQRGGAREQAASRLDLTGGGARQRPLGRLPGPAATTGLPRKCRQAPKSRRSRVDLVALRRDAAGAQAAGGGRGGRIGRLRNRVDLMLASPGTG